From Paenibacillus sp. V4I7, one genomic window encodes:
- a CDS encoding acetoin utilization protein AcuC, whose product MNKKANPVFIYDDQEIQYKFNENHPFNQDRLTMTVDLLRKAGALPDSALWAPRSATDSELLRVHSPAYIEAVKALSCSVPEAAWVREATRFGLDTDDTPYFAGMHDTTAKVVGGSITAVELVMSGKAPHALHLGGGLHHALQSKGAGFCVYNDASAAIAHAKEMYGAKVLYIDTDVHHGDGVQWGFYADPQVCTLSIHETGKYLFPGTGAVNERGEGDAFGTNINMPVEPYTEDESWLECFGEVLTETVARFQPDVIISQHGCDAHAFDPLAHVHCSMRVYKAMPELIHSLAHKWCAGRWVALGGGGYDIWRVVPRAWSLLWLVMSEQAIIDQLEVQPQLQLPQAWLDAWQSKSPVQLVDTWLDPVEAWAPIPRRLAIAEKNRQTKELAMMYLK is encoded by the coding sequence ATGAACAAGAAGGCAAATCCTGTCTTTATCTATGATGATCAAGAAATTCAATATAAATTTAATGAAAACCACCCGTTCAATCAAGATCGTCTCACGATGACGGTGGATCTGCTGCGAAAAGCCGGCGCTCTGCCTGATAGCGCGCTGTGGGCTCCTCGCTCCGCGACAGACAGCGAACTGCTGCGGGTTCATTCACCCGCTTACATTGAAGCAGTGAAAGCGCTTAGCTGTTCCGTGCCGGAGGCGGCTTGGGTCCGAGAAGCAACGCGCTTCGGACTTGACACCGACGACACGCCCTACTTCGCCGGGATGCATGATACCACGGCGAAAGTCGTAGGCGGCTCCATCACCGCAGTCGAGCTGGTGATGTCCGGTAAGGCTCCGCACGCCCTTCACCTGGGCGGCGGATTGCACCATGCCCTGCAAAGCAAGGGCGCAGGTTTCTGCGTCTACAACGACGCGTCAGCGGCGATTGCGCACGCAAAAGAGATGTACGGCGCAAAAGTGTTGTACATCGACACAGATGTGCATCATGGAGATGGCGTGCAGTGGGGCTTCTACGCTGATCCTCAGGTATGCACACTTTCTATCCACGAGACGGGGAAATATTTATTCCCCGGCACGGGCGCCGTGAACGAACGCGGCGAAGGCGACGCGTTCGGCACGAACATCAACATGCCGGTGGAGCCCTACACCGAGGATGAGTCATGGCTGGAGTGCTTCGGCGAGGTGCTCACCGAGACGGTCGCCCGCTTCCAGCCAGACGTCATTATCTCGCAGCATGGGTGCGATGCCCATGCTTTCGACCCGCTCGCGCACGTCCATTGCTCCATGCGCGTGTACAAGGCTATGCCCGAGCTAATCCACTCCCTTGCGCATAAGTGGTGCGCAGGGCGGTGGGTAGCGCTCGGGGGCGGCGGGTACGACATCTGGCGTGTCGTACCACGGGCTTGGAGCCTGCTCTGGCTCGTAATGAGCGAGCAAGCGATCATAGATCAGCTGGAGGTGCAGCCCCAGCTGCAGCTGCCACAGGCGTGGCTGGACGCCTGGCAGAGCAAGAGCCCTGTCCAGCTGGTGGATACCTGGTTGGACCCTGTAGAAGCTTGGGCGCCAATTCCAAGGCGCTTAGCGATTGCCGAGAAGAACCGACAAACGAAGGAACTCGCCATGATGTATTTGAAGTAG